A genome region from Candidatus Abyssobacteria bacterium SURF_5 includes the following:
- a CDS encoding TVP38/TMEM64 family protein — protein sequence MNEIDKPKPKKDLWKPIFLLVLILMMLALARVFGLGEKLALLREWIRSLGAWGPAAFVLIYVAAVVAAVPGSALTVTAGALFGSVVGVVVVIFGATIGASLAFLISRYFARDAVARWLSTKEKFRRIDQLTERHGAIIVALTRLAPIFPFNLLNYGFGLTRVRFRTYVFWSFLCMLPGTVLYVVGADVFARAVSQGRVPWILVAILAAAAIGIVFLVRAARRKLREKEANTGNQE from the coding sequence ATGAATGAAATAGATAAACCAAAGCCAAAGAAGGATTTATGGAAGCCGATTTTCCTGCTTGTTCTCATCCTGATGATGCTGGCGCTCGCCAGGGTCTTCGGACTCGGTGAGAAGCTGGCTCTCCTGCGGGAATGGATTCGTTCTTTAGGAGCATGGGGCCCGGCCGCTTTTGTTCTTATCTATGTTGCTGCAGTTGTAGCGGCTGTTCCCGGGTCGGCCCTTACGGTTACCGCGGGCGCACTATTTGGATCGGTAGTCGGCGTCGTCGTAGTCATCTTTGGCGCCACCATTGGAGCGAGCCTCGCATTTCTCATTTCGCGTTATTTTGCGCGGGATGCCGTTGCCCGGTGGTTGTCGACGAAGGAGAAATTCCGGCGGATCGATCAGCTCACTGAAAGGCACGGCGCCATCATCGTGGCGCTGACGCGGCTGGCGCCGATCTTTCCGTTCAATCTCCTCAACTACGGCTTTGGGCTTACGCGTGTCCGATTCCGGACGTACGTGTTTTGGTCGTTTCTGTGCATGCTGCCCGGAACAGTGCTCTATGTGGTGGGAGCGGATGTTTTCGCTCGGGCAGTCTCTCAGGGACGGGTGCCGTGGATTTTAGTCGCCATACTTGCGGCGGCAGCCATCGGCATCGTGTTCCTGGTTCGGGCAGCGCGCCGAAAGCTCCGGGAAAAAGAGGCGAACACAGGTAATCAGGAATAA